A single Drosophila ananassae strain 14024-0371.13 chromosome 3L, ASM1763931v2, whole genome shotgun sequence DNA region contains:
- the LOC6495793 gene encoding uncharacterized protein LOC6495793 — MVEKASNAFTLEKLRNLQWQKVFHMFYVEPVVFMLLFSHTLSGTIQRNQVIYQTCTVIFHYNESDCKQLDSKNASSEINAIETEVQPYVANLFLTRTLLESIVPAFCGLFIGSWSDHYGRKPLLTVSMIGFSLSFLMMAAICELSSYYVINPWWYILAAVPHSLLGGNCVFSVAAFCFISDITDCKSRPYRMIFMESLFFIGLTSGSLLSSFVYAAAGSAATIGLSGCIVTFATIFIIFFVPESLHFRQALEAKNAALANGGKDGKEKDVPITACDLQLDRVAIDCPPNFMGDEQPQKPSPLEKNRAVSCELPTPATPAMSFDEDLLAKYVERLPQKAEEKQRKQAEERVEKAGLFSTVHIKDMISTCFKPREHNARAIIWLVTLAMFLSIFVFDGVMTVMYLFVREKFHWTVRDYTFFETVSHLVPMIGALIGFLILRKVFRLSVVTLALLAFFSEIVKNLAKGFATMPWHMYLSVALGVFRSISGPMCRTIVSNIVPPSDLGKIFSIKNVLQSFAPFVAAPLYTFIYKRSLTTYPGLFNFVSSFLYLLSFVFIGCVLRIKYRHKQHYAKVLK, encoded by the exons ATGGTCGAGAAGGCCTCGAATGCGTTTACGCTGGAAAAGCTCCGAAATCTGCAATGGCAAAAAGTATTTCATATGTTTTACGTAGAACCGGTTGTCTTCATGCTGCTCTTCTCGCACACACTTTCGG GTACTATCCAGCGCAACCAAGTCATCTATCAAACGTGTACCGTGATTTTCCACTACAACGAATCGGATTGCAAGCAGTTGGACTCGAAGAATGCCAGTTCTGAAATAAAT GCCATTGAAACGGAGGTTCAGCCCTATGTGGCTAATCTCTTTCTGACCAGAACTCTGCTGGAGAGCATCGTTCCGGCGTTCTGTGGACTTTTCATCGGATCCTGGTCGGATCACTATGGACGAAAGCCTCTCCTAACTGTGTCCATGATAG GATTCTCATTGTCGTTTCTGATGATGGCTGCCATCTGTGAACTGTCCAGCTATTATGTCATCAATCCCTGGTGGTACATCCTGGCGGCAGTCCCCCACTCTCTCCTCGGAGGCAACTGCGTCTTTTCGGTGGCCGCCTTCTGCTTCATTTCGGATATTACGGATTGCAAGTCCCGGCCATACCGCATGATCTTTATGGAGTCACTATTCTTCATAGGCCTGACCAGCGGATCCTTGCTCTCCAGCTTCGTTTATGCCGCGGCTGGGTCGGCTGCCACCATAGGATTATCCGGATGTATAGTGACCTTTGCCACGATCTTTATCATATTCTTTGTTCCGGAGAGCCTGCACTTCCGACAGGCTCTGGAGGCCAAGAACGCAGCGCTGGCCAATGGCGGCAAGGATGGCAAGGAGAAGGATGTGCCAATAACTGCCTGCGATCTGCAACTGGATCGCGTGGCCATCGACTGTCCGCCCAATTTCATGGGCGACGAACAGCCGCAGAAGCCCAGCCCCTTGGAGAAGAACCGTGCGGTGTCCTGTGAGCTTCCCACTCCGGCCACGCCGGCGATGAGCTTCGACGAGGATCTGCTGGCCAAGTATGTGGAGCGGCTGCCCCAGAAGGCGGAGGAGAAGCAGCGCAAGCAGGCGGAGGAGCGGGTTGAAAAGGCCGGACTGTTCAGCACCGTTCACATCAAGGACATGATCAGCACCTGTTTCAAGCCGCGAGAGCACAATGCCAGGGCCATCATCTGGCTCGTCACGCTGGCCATGTTCCtgtccatttttgttttcg ATGGCGTGATGACCGTCATGTATTTGTTTGTTCGCGAAAAATTCCATTGGACCGTGCGGGACTACACTTTCTTCGAGACAGTCAGCCATCTGGTGCCCATGATTGGAGCCCTAATTGGGTTCCTCATTCTCCGAAAG GTTTTCCGACTGTCGGTAGTAACTTTAGCCCTGTTGGCCTTCTTTTCGGAGATTGTTAAGAATCTTGCCAAGGGCTTCGCCACCATGCCCTGGCATATGTACCTCTCCGTGGCCCTGGGCGTCTTCCGGTCCATATCCGGACCCATGTGTCGCACAATTGTTTCGAATATAGTACCGCCCTCGGATCTGG GTAAAATTTTTTCCATCAAAAATGTTTTGCAGTCGTTCGCACCTTTCG TCGCCGCCCCCCTGTACACCTTTATATATAAACGGTCCCTTACCACCTACCCGGGTCTGTTCAACTTCGTCAGTTCGTTCCTGTACCTCTTGTCGTTCGTGTTCATCGG GTGCGTCTTGCGCATCAAGTACAGGCACAAGCAGCACTACGCCAAGGTTCTCAAGTGA